The Maniola hyperantus chromosome 12, iAphHyp1.2, whole genome shotgun sequence genome has a segment encoding these proteins:
- the LOC117987313 gene encoding 2-acylglycerol O-acyltransferase 2-A-like, whose protein sequence is MDMITSTNDLRPENKTAKENNILLNIIKEVCSEPNTKLSQKLVGKVNRIIADCDLTHHASFHKVFTSDESTATVLGFMHQTATELTFDEQAELNQAVVNRINEKIPIFTAELDHLKQNTGTGKISHNEQVRELQEDIDEKLNSLREQEKEKVELMMEWLNHRLQHVSTFSCQTNELLTFKTKILELKSKILYLRIVCGIFTETNQSLKAYSEIHKDIKDHLRETEHQIETYKQIIASDSNTHNYYISEALGIKWAPLDLPMSRRLQTLAATAWIVLVLFGEAAAILIFIQLIYSGFWWLTLLYGIWMLNDLDVCHRGGRKIEWVRNWPWWNYYRDYFPIKLVKKQDLDPSRNYLFACFPHGVVCSGAFGAFATNALGFYKVFPGMTCHMITLAGHFRVPFFRDLVLALGSCASSQESLLYLLDKKKHQGKCVALIVGGAAEALDSHPGEYKVILSRRKGFVRVAMKSGAPLVPVFSFGEPDVFRPPNNPQDSLLRKFQEKVRQLTGISPMFPIGRGVFQYSFGVVPLRSPITTVVGEPMEIERNLEPTDTEVNAVHAEFTQRLIALFEAEKSKYLKDHDKVKLVIT, encoded by the exons ATGGATATGATAACGAGTACAAATGATTTACGTCCAGAAAACAAGACAGCTAAAGAGAATAACATCCTCCTCAATATTATAAAGGAAGTTTGCAGTGAACCAAACACCAAGCTGTCCCAGAAGTTGGTAGGCAAAGTTAACAGGATAATCGCTGATTGTGACCTGACTCACCATGCGAGTTTTCATAAAGTGTTCACTTCTGATGAGAGTACTGCCACTGTTCTAG GGTTTATGCACCAAACAGCCACAGAATTGACCTTTGATGAACAGGCAGAACTAAATCAGGCAGTAGTCAATAGAATCAATGAAAAAATACCCATATTCACTGCAGAATTAGATCATTTGAAACAAAACACAG GTACTGGAAAGATATCCCATAATGAACAAGTCAGAGAACTACAAGAAGACATAGATGAGAAGCTGAACAGCCTTCGAGAACAGGAGAAAGAGAAAGTGGAGCTGATGATGGAGTGGCTCAACCACCGGCTGCAGCATGTCTCCACATTCAGTTGCCAGACCAATGAGCTGCTCACTTTCAAGACAAAGATTCTGGAGCTGAAGTCCAA GATCCTGTACTTGCGCATCGTGTGCGGCATCTTCACGGAGACCAACCAGTCGCTGAAAGCCTACAGCGAGATACACAAGGACATCAAAGACCACCTGCGTGAAACCGAGCATCAGATCGAGACCTATAAACAAATCATTGCTAGCGATTCTAATActcataacta ttacatCTCAGAAGCACTAGGAATCAAATGGGCGCCCCTCGACTTGCCCATGTCTCGTCGTCTTCAGACCCTGGCGGCGACTGCCTGGATTGTTCTAGTGCTGTTCGGAGAAGCggcagccattttgattttCATTCAACTCATATACTCCGGGTTTTGGTGGCTCACGCTTTTGTATGGCATTTGGATGTTGAACGATCTCGATGTTTGCCACAGAGGTGGTCGAAA GATagaatgggttcgaaactggCCCTGGTGGAACTACTACCGGGACTATTTCCCAATCAAACTCGTCAAAAAGCAAGATCTAGATCCTTCTAGAAACTACCTGTTCGCCTGCTTCCCTCACGGCGTGGTATGCTCCGGAGCTTTCGGGGCGTTTGCCACAAACGCTTTGGGCTTCTACAAAGTATTCCCAGGAATGACTTGCCATATGATAACGTTGGCTGGACATTTTAGAGTGCCTTTCTTCAGAGATTTGGTTCTCGCTCTGGGAAGCTGTGCGTCTTCTCAAGAGAGTTTGCTGTATCTGTTGGATAAGAAGAAGCATCAAGGGAAATGTGTAGCGTTGATCGTTGGCGGTGCTGCAGAGGCGTTGGACTCACATCCTGGGGAATATAAAGTCATATTGAGCCGGAGGAAAGGATTTGTTCGAGTTGCTATGAAATCTGG AGCTCCCCTGGTCCCAGTATTCTCATTCGGTGAACCTGACGTGTTCCGACCGCCGAACAACCCTCAAGACAGCCTACTCCGCAAGTTCCAGGAGAAGGTGCGCCAGCTCACCGGCATTTCACCCATGTTCCCCATCGGACGAGGCGTCTTCCAATACTCTTTTGGGGTGGTGCCTCTGAGATCCCCGATCACGACTGTCG TTGGTGAGCCAATGGAGATAGAAAGGAATTTAGAGCCAACAGACACAGAGGTAAACGCAGTACACGCGGAATTCACTCAGAGGCTGATCGCACTATTCGAGGCCGAGAAGAGTAAATATCTAAAGGACCACGATAAAGTTAAACTTGTCATCACTTAA